In the genome of Mustelus asterias chromosome 9, sMusAst1.hap1.1, whole genome shotgun sequence, the window acattctgcactctctcgtttccttctctatgaacggtatgttttgtctgtatagcacacaagaaacaatacttttcactgtatgctaatacatgtgacaataataaatcaaatcaaatcaaatcaaatcaaaaaccctcCCTCACCCAATGCTCCCAAACCGTCCGGGCCCAAGACCATGGACTTACCTGCTCCAGAGATCCTAGACCTTCAGCTACAGTCCTGGCAGCTGCCACTGAtgccatcctggcactgccaggtggagcTGCTAGCCGGTTGGATTGGCCAGCAGCACCTAATGAGGGGCAGAAGACCCTCTCAACCCTCATTAATGAGCCCTACAGTGCTTTATTGCTGCAGGGCTGCACAGAGTATTGTTGGTAAGTTTCACACCACATGGACCCTCCCAGATTATTCACACTGCGTGAGTAATTTTCTCAATTGAAAAAAATGGGATTCATTCAAAACATCTTCCAATATAGCTCAAAATTGGGTACTTCTTGTACTTCACATTTAATTGTAACCATTCATTGATCCACTCATAAATTGTCTGTAAAAATATTTAAGGCATTTTAAAGAGACCTCATGCTCATCTAAAATGATCAAGTATTTTTGCTTGGAGGGAGAATAGCCAGAAGAGCTAAATGAGTGCACATTCATCCACTGATCAtcaaagacaactagggatgggcaataaaaatgttggccagccggcgacacccatgtcccacaattgaattttAAAAGAGGGGTCTACATGCTTTCTGTGTGAGATGAAAATGTGAAGTCAAAATGACTGTTTTTatgggggcaacacggtggcacagtggtgagcactgttacctcacagcgccaaggacccggattcgattcttggcttgggtcactgtctgtgcggagtctgcacattctccccgtaactgcgtggtgctccggtttcctcccacagtccaaaagacgtgctggttaggtgcattggccatgctaaattctccctcagtgtacccaaacaggcgctgaatggggcaactaggggattttcacgggtagcttcattgcagtgttaatgtaagcctacttgaattgaacctgagtccctagcactgtgaggcagcagtgctaaccactgtgcaactgtgcagCCCACAACCTACGTGTTTTAGCAGGATTCTGATTCCATCCAGACTATTTATCATCAAACTCATCAAATAAATGAGATGGGATCTTTTCTACATTCAACTGAATTTCAGTATCAAAGTGGCTTCCTATTTTAAGTGAGAAAATTGCATTTTAGTTTATCCTTTGCACTGAAAACTCATTTTTATCTGCACCCTATGCAATAAACTGTTCACCACAGGAATGATTTTTAAGTCGGCATCAAAAACCATAATTCTTCATGTTATGCCGTGTTTAGCAGCATCGAGAACATTTTCTGCAGGATAGCTAGCAAAAAACAAGCCATTGCGTCGTCTGTTTTATTACAAATATTTATTTGAAAATTCAAAGACATAATCTTAAATTTTCTGCCAACACAGAATAACAAGAGTCCCATTAGCAATGCTCCTGGCTACACATAACTTACTGTAAGTAAATACAATGATGTGTATAAAAATTATACACAATAAATATGTCAGAAATAAATATCCTTGGTTGTTATGAAAACTAGTCCTTGGAAAATGGTCGTATTGCAGATTTTTAATGGTGTTTAgagagcttcttgtgttgttgtttTTTTCCCCATCATTCATCAGCTTCTTCTTTACTTTGGTGACCTGGTTCCTCCACGATTGGTGCTGAACAATGTTTCCCTATCTCCTGAAGCAGCATGAAGAGCTCTCCCACCACCTTGGCTTCCCTCGTCTCGCTGAGCTGGAAATAATTAGCAAAAATGGAAGTCAATCAGTGAGATCCACTGGGCAAAATGAAGAACAGTTCTGCACACAACAGACAGCTGAGGGTCATACAGCTAAACGCTGGAGAGGCCAATTATGCTTGACtcttggtcaagagcttcaagtttttaggtgtccagatcaccaacaacctgtcctggttcccccatgctgatactataactaagaaagcccaccagtgcctctactttctcagaagactaaggaaatttggcatgtccgctatgactctcactaacttttacagatgcaccatagaaagcattatttctggttgtatcacagcttggtatggctcctgctctgtccaagaccacaagaaactataaagggtcgtgaacaaagcccactccatcactcaaacaagcctcccactcatcgacactgtctacacttcccattgcctcggcaaagcagccagcataattaagtaccccacacaccccagacatactctcttccgctttcttctgtcgggaaaaagatacaaaagtctgaggtcacataccaaatgactcaagaacagcttcttccctgttgccatcggacttttgaatggatctgcctcacattaagttgatctttctctacaccctagctatgactgtaacactacattctgcacccgctcctttccttctctatgaactgtatgctttgtctgtatagtgcgcaagaaacaatacttttcactgtatactaatacatgtgacaataataaatcaaatcaaatcaaataataatggTTTCAAGAGTAAACTACTGTGCAAGTTGTAAATCTGAACTAAAAAGAGAAAGTGGCGGAAACACTAAGAAGGTCGGGCAGCATATTTCGCGACAGGTGCTCCTCTCtgcaccgatgctgccagacctgctgagtattttctgtttctatttaacTTCAAGGGTAATGGATCCAAAAGACAAAATAAACATTACCTAGGAATGGTGGCGGCGATAAGTTGGATGTTTTAAAAATATCGCCAGGATTACATTATGCCAATAATTTAAACATGAAATATTTGCACAAATTGTTCCAAACCTTACCTGGTTCAGTTTCTGTTTCAGTAGGGCAACGTTATCGTCTGCTTGCCTTTTATCTTCCGCACCCTGGAAAGAGGAACACAATCAAATCAATTACAAGCACTCAGCAATTGCCTGTTCGCAGACAGGACAACTTATGTAATAGCCTGGTCTTGCTTCTAATCTGTCCCTCTGAACTTATTTTATATCCGAATTCCTCGCTCTGATGTTTACCTCCTCCAAACCAAATATCATAAGCCTCCCTACTTCTGGCCTTTCTTTGTGAAGAAGCCGACAGCGCCGAGTGCGCGTTGTGCAAAATGAGTCCATTCAGAAAAGGAAATGCTTACGCAATCAGACATGTGCCTCTTCATCAGAATAGTCAGGAACTCCTTGACCTCCAGGAGACGTGAATATTTGCTGTGCAACGCGTCGGATGCGAGGATGTTACCCAGGTAGAAGTCAATCACCTCCTTGAGCACATAACAGCTACCTTGTCTCTGCAAAATCAACCACAAATCTTCCATTCACTCTCCAAAAGAGAACTGGATACTAACCAAAAACCAATTTGCTTTCAATCGGCTTAAAGAACATAGCTTCAATGCAAAGTTATACCTCGAGTCCTTGAAATAGATCCTTTCCGACCAGTCTTGTGTCAGTATCCTTGTCGAATTTCTGTCCCTGTGAAAGTGATTGATTAGAATTaatgtcattaaaaaaaacatagcgATTtgcatgatatatatatatacatagcaAGACAGCAATCTTTACTTGCCTCTTTGGACAGGGCATGGACTTTGTGTCTCATGCCTCGTAGCAATTGTTCCTCCACATAACAAACCATGTTGGGGGGCTTTGCTTTCAACGAGGGGGCACAATTGGCCACGAATGCAAAACAGCCAAGTACCAACACTGCTAAACTCTGGAAGGAGTACATCATGAGAGCAATCTAGCGGACAAATCTGGCACACTTGCAAATCAAAACAGTCTTTTGCTCTCCTGCACGTTAATCAAGATTGATCAGGCTGACAAGAGATTGAAGAGATAGTGGTATCTTCGCCGCTTGCCTCTCTGCATCTACACACAGCCACCTGCATTGTTTATATATCTTTCATAGCTATTCAGAAAATTTCCCTCAATGACCTTATGACGTCTATCCTTTACTCAGCAAGTTTCCGCTTTCTTACAGGTAACTATGCTGATTCTGCAAATTCGCGGCGTCCTAGTAAGATCTGTTGGTCAGCTTTTTAAATTGGTAACGAGAAAGCAGTGCCTTGATTATTTTTGGAAAGATTACCCTGTAATGCTAGGTCTCTGACATACATCAGAATCTGGATTTGCCTTCACCCAAATGAAAAGTATGAATATGTATTATTTAAAGGCTTATCACATGGTCCGACCTACAGATTGCAGTTAGTCTAGAGGGCCCCCAGGCGGACTTCGGAAAACACATTGTTGTCACAATGTTCCCCTTGGTCACAGGCTCGGAATTCTGCTACCTGCTCACCGCGACCCCCACCAAAAAACACCAGAGGATTTCCAGGTCACTTTCCTCCAAGATGGGTTTGCATTCACGGCTAAGGGTGAAACTATGAGCTAAAGGTACAaacctgggcgggattttcaaaaAGTTGGAGCTGTCTCAAAGATTCAATTCCCATGTTGGATTTTGGTTCATAAACTCAGAGCAAGGCAATGAAAGGTTTTGTTTTATTTGCGCAACAAAAAGGATTTTAAAACTCTAGCTTGATTGCAAAACACTTTTGAACCCCATGTTTTGCTTCAGAAGACCTAAAAACAAAGTGAGGCAGTAATCATGGCAGAACCAATGGAGACATATCTTGCGACATTCTCTGGCTTAGTTAAGGACTAAACGCCATCAGTTCATTTTGTTTCAGGTGTTCCTTCCTatctcaccttctgcaccaaatGAGGAGATTCCatgcattgctccatctctaaaaCTGCGACCATCTATTTGCAGCCAGTCTCTGTTACCATCAAGCCTTTCCCAATTCCCTTTTCTGATCTTTCACCCTTCCGTTATTTTCCCCTCACCCAATCCTCCAtcattctgcagtttttctctccctcgccctgttcAAGCTCCTCTATGATACCcagctcctgcactctccatttccCCAAACTGAACACTGAACTGCTCAAATTCCCCGCTTCTGGCCAACATTTTT includes:
- the LOC144499052 gene encoding interleukin-22-like, yielding MMYSFQSLAVLVLGCFAFVANCAPSLKAKPPNMVCYVEEQLLRGMRHKVHALSKEGQKFDKDTDTRLVGKDLFQGLERQGSCYVLKEVIDFYLGNILASDALHSKYSRLLEVKEFLTILMKRHMSDCGAEDKRQADDNVALLKQKLNQLSETREAKVVGELFMLLQEIGKHCSAPIVEEPGHQSKEEADE